In Acidimicrobiales bacterium, the sequence GGACGGGCGGCACGGGGAAGCGGTGGGAGACGTCGAGGACCACGGTCCAGTAGCTCCACCCGCCGTGGTCGTCCTCGTGGATGTGGGCCAGCTCGTAGGACGCCCCGAAGGTGCCGATCTCCTCGGCGAACTCGCGGAGGGCGCCGTCGAGGGGGCTCTCCCCCTGGTCGAGGGCCCCGCCCGGGACGGCCCACGTCCCGCCCTGGTGGCAGTGCACCGAGCGGCGGGCCAGGAGGTACCAGGGACCGGTGGCGTCGACGTGGCGGGCCAGCACCCCGGCCG encodes:
- a CDS encoding NUDIX hydrolase, with amino-acid sequence MRQSGDGFVVLADGSSRWGRFGAAGVLARHVDATGPWYLLARRSVHCHQGGTWAVPGGALDQGESPLDGALREFAEEIGTFGASYELAHIHEDDHGGWSYWTVVLDVSHRFPVPPVLSWETAEARWVPAPEVGSLPLFGAFRSTLEHLGFLPA